The following proteins are co-located in the Anoplopoma fimbria isolate UVic2021 breed Golden Eagle Sablefish chromosome 18, Afim_UVic_2022, whole genome shotgun sequence genome:
- the nudt14 gene encoding uridine diphosphate glucose pyrophosphatase NUDT14 isoform X1 has protein sequence MEEINNIEVTPCTESDYLKPLRVHYNQNGTKKSWDFMRTHDSVSVLLFNTSSHCFVLVKQFRPAVYMCEWERNKTQPPLSAEKSEEGASEATAPAPESQEGQSASEGESSSQWPPASAGVTYELCAGLVDKPNLSLEEIARQEVLEECGYDVPASKLKRITSYRSGVGVTGAKQTMFYAEVSDDNCVSAGGGEPREGELIEVVKVPLHEAMTFAYDERIPKTMGLIFSFIWFHNNMSPKYKISTNV, from the exons ATGGAAGAGATCAATAACATTGAAGTCACTCCGTGCACAGAGTCCGACTATCTGAAACCGTTGCGGGTGCACTATAACCAG AATGGCACAAAGAAATCCTGGGACTTCATGCGAACCCACGATAg tgTGTCAGTGCTGCTCTTCAACACCAGCTCACACTGTTTTGTCCTCGTCAAGCAGTTCCGCCCAG CTGTATACATGTGCGAGTGGGAAAGAAACAAGACGCAGCCGCCTCTGTCGGCTGAAAAAAGTGAGGAGGGCGCCTCCGAAGCCACCGCCCCTGCCCCCGAATCTCAGGAGGGCCAGTCGGCCTCAGAGGGGGAGAGCTCTTCTCAGTGGCCCCCGGCCTCAGCTGGGGTCACCTACGAGCTCTGCGCTGGGCTGGTGGACAAACCCAACCTATCTCTGGAGGAGATCGCCCGGCAGGAGGTGCTGGAGGAGTGTGGCTACGATGTGCCTGCCTCTAAACTGAAGAGGATTACTTCTTACAG GTCAGGCGTAGGTGTAACAGGTGCCAAGCAGACTATGTTTTACGCCGAGGTGTCGGATGACAACTGCGTGAgtgcaggtggaggtgagcCACGGGAGGGAGAGCTTATCGAGGTGGTCAAAGTCCCGCTGCACGAGGCCATGACGTTCGCCTACGACGAGCGTATACCCAAAACCATGGGCTTAATATTTAGTTTCATCTGGTTCCATAATAACATGTCTCCCAAGTACAAGATCTCCACCAATGTGTAA
- the nudt14 gene encoding uridine diphosphate glucose pyrophosphatase NUDT14 isoform X2: MRTHDSVSVLLFNTSSHCFVLVKQFRPAVYMCEWERNKTQPPLSAEKSEEGASEATAPAPESQEGQSASEGESSSQWPPASAGVTYELCAGLVDKPNLSLEEIARQEVLEECGYDVPASKLKRITSYRSGVGVTGAKQTMFYAEVSDDNCVSAGGGEPREGELIEVVKVPLHEAMTFAYDERIPKTMGLIFSFIWFHNNMSPKYKISTNV; encoded by the exons ATGCGAACCCACGATAg tgTGTCAGTGCTGCTCTTCAACACCAGCTCACACTGTTTTGTCCTCGTCAAGCAGTTCCGCCCAG CTGTATACATGTGCGAGTGGGAAAGAAACAAGACGCAGCCGCCTCTGTCGGCTGAAAAAAGTGAGGAGGGCGCCTCCGAAGCCACCGCCCCTGCCCCCGAATCTCAGGAGGGCCAGTCGGCCTCAGAGGGGGAGAGCTCTTCTCAGTGGCCCCCGGCCTCAGCTGGGGTCACCTACGAGCTCTGCGCTGGGCTGGTGGACAAACCCAACCTATCTCTGGAGGAGATCGCCCGGCAGGAGGTGCTGGAGGAGTGTGGCTACGATGTGCCTGCCTCTAAACTGAAGAGGATTACTTCTTACAG GTCAGGCGTAGGTGTAACAGGTGCCAAGCAGACTATGTTTTACGCCGAGGTGTCGGATGACAACTGCGTGAgtgcaggtggaggtgagcCACGGGAGGGAGAGCTTATCGAGGTGGTCAAAGTCCCGCTGCACGAGGCCATGACGTTCGCCTACGACGAGCGTATACCCAAAACCATGGGCTTAATATTTAGTTTCATCTGGTTCCATAATAACATGTCTCCCAAGTACAAGATCTCCACCAATGTGTAA